The Rana temporaria chromosome 13, aRanTem1.1, whole genome shotgun sequence genome has a window encoding:
- the LOC120921021 gene encoding protein S100-A16-like — MASSCSSELESAIEVLVRNFYTYAERKGKHDKMNKKEFRKMVSQELQHVLTNTQSKEASNKLIQSLDTDEDGKISFDEYWTLIGEIARKLSLQMAMQCQERP, encoded by the exons ATGGCGTCCAGTTGCAGTAGTGAGCTGGAGTCGGCCATCGAAGTCCTGGTGAGGAATTTCTATACGTACGCCGAGAGGAAGGGGAAACACGACAAGATGAACAAGAAGGAGTTCCGCAAGATGGTGTCCCAGGAGCTCCAACATGTGCTGACG AATACACAGAGCAAGGAAGCCTCCAACAAGCTGATCCAGTCTCTGGACACCGACGAGGACGGGAAGATCAGCTTTGACGAGTATTGGACTTTGATCGGTGAGATCGCCCGGAAGCTGAGCCTCCAGATGGCCATGCAGTGCCAGGAACGACcctag